TTACGTGGCGGTAACTGATAGGACCACTGATTAGTAGCCACCTTGGACGCATTGGAGGCTACTTCCCGTAAGTGATGTTCCTGATAATTGGTCAACTCATGGTATTTTTTTGTGATCTCCTTATTTTCATTGATGTACGTTAATGATGAGGCGATAAACATAAGTACCGTAACAGATAAAGCGATGAAGAACCTTAATCCGTAAAGGAACTGTTGTAACTCATGAGTGATTAAATTTTTCATTTTTGATTGTTTTGCATGAATATAATGTACTATCTTATATCATATTTGATAAAAGAGATGAACGAAAACCAAAAGAACAGGATACATACCAATATCAAAGCCGTAAGAAGATATATCTGATTTTTCATGTCTACTGAAAATGTAGAAGGCACATAAGTAAACCGGGGCAGATCGGAAGTGTCCAGATATCCGAAAGAAGTAAAATCAAAAGTTGATTCCGGTTTTGCCGTTTCTTTCCAGGTTTGGGCATCCTGATCACCTTCTGTCCAGCTTTCGGGAAAATCCTCCTCTTTTTGAGGAGTAAAATAGGCATAAGACGAATAAATCTTATTCTGTATATAATATCCATAATAAATATCCTGGAAAGTACGTATCTGATTCATGAAATTCACTTCATCCTGTACCCCTGTATGGCAGAGGGATGCTGAAATTTGCTTAAGGATACCTGCCGGAGAAAGACTGGAAAAATAACGAACGGTTTTTTCCTGGCGATATAGCTGGTCCAGGTATGCGGCCTGCAATTGCCATTTTTTGTTACTGTTCTCCAACAATATGGGATTGATCAGTTCTTTCTTCCTTCTTTCATATTTCATGGTGGCAATAGGAGTGAAAAAGATCATATTGCCTCCATCCCAATCACCACCGGCACAAAAATTATAGCCGACATGGGTAAGGTGTTCGTCCCCCAATTTTTTCGAAATATCTTTATACTGCGTATTCCAGAATTCAGAGTCGATTTGCGCCGTGTTATATGTAAGATTTTTATAATCATCCGTTTTAGCTATATTTTTCCCTAAGTAAGAAGCAGCATTAGGCAAAAGGAAGAGTAAAAAACACCAGATGAAGACATTTATAATAATACTGGTCACAGAACTTTTGGCCCGGCTGGATATAAACCCTCCCAGAAAAACAAAAAAAGCGAAATAAACCAGGCTGATCAGGATCATCATCCCGATACGCCCGTAATCGTTCAATGTAAAATGAACGGAAGGTGAGAATATAATAATGATAAAAACTGCCAGAAAACAGATCAATAAAATAGGTAATAAAGTGAAGAAAATACCGGTAATTTTACCCAGAAAGAAGGTAGATCGGCTTAACGAATTGACCAGTGCCAGTTTCAGTGTCCCGTCTTCTTTTTCCCGCGATAGCATATCGTATGAAAACAATATACCTAAAAGGGAGAAAAGGATGGTCAGTGCCGTAACAAAATCAAGCGACAGGAAATTACCCATAAAAGGATTTTCGTTCAGGGAGACAATGCCGGATGAAAATACCGGTTTTTCTTTCCTGTCCAGTTGGACTTTCGAACCGGTTTGCTCGGAAATTCCTTTGCTGAAAATACTTAACGGAGAAACCGGCTTGACAATAATAGGATCTACCTGGGCATAAATCTGGGACTTCTGGTAAACATCTTCCGCCGATTTCATATCGGTTTCGTATTGTGTTAACCTGTTCTCATAGGTTTTGATCCCTGTATATACAGAATACGGTATCAGTAGCAGGCATAATACTAATCCGACTATAAATCCGGAAGTAACGATATTATTCCAGAACTCTTTTTTTGCGATCAACCAAATCATATATTTTCCTATAAGTTGAAAATAATTATTTTTCGACGGTCTCTGCCGACATAACAGCTTCCTGCATATAATCCAGATAAATCCGTTCCAGATCGTCCTGTAGGAATTGTTCACGTGTCCGTATCATGACCAGACGCCCTTCTTTCATGATCCCTACCCGGTCTGCCACTACTTTGGCCCTGAAAATATCATGGGTACACATCAGGATAGATTTACCCTGGTCCCGTAATTGCAATAACAGTTGCATCAACTCGGATGCCGATTTGGGATCGAGCCCGGAGGTCGGTTCATCCAGCAGGATATTGGAGGCATCCTTAATGATGGCAATGGCCAATCCCACTTTTTGACGCATCCCTTTTGAGAAGGTCTTCAATTTCTTTTCAAAGGCCTCTTCCTGTAAACCGACATTACGCATCACCGTGTAATAATCGTTCTTTGTCAGGTTTGTTTTACCGCCCAGCTTGGCGAAAAAATCAACATTCTGCCTTGCAGTAAAGTTTCCGTAAAGCATTACATTTTCAGATACATAGGATACGTTCTTTTTCGTTTCCAAAGGTTCTTTCATCACATCGATCCCATCTACCAGTGCCTGCCCTGAAGTAGGCTCGATAAAATTCAGGAAAAGATTGATCGTGGTGGTTTTACCGGCACCATTTGCACCCAGTAAGAAGAATACTTCTCCCGGTTTGATCTCAAGATTCAAAGCATCTAATGCTAACTGACCATCTTCATAGCGTTTGGTTAAATCAACGGCTTGTAACATATTATTTAAATTTAATGGTTTTTTACTAATAAAATATATAATCAGCTTACCGTACATCGAAACGCAGGAAGCTGGCAAATGCCCCGACAAAAAACAAGATACAGTAAAAGAACAGCAACAGGATATCTATCCAGTTCTGCCGTACAGTTTGCGATACATCCAGATATTTATAATGATCCAGTACAGGGATCTGAAAATTGTCTGAAAAGCCTGAAGGTATAGAAGTTGATGTGGAGGATCCGTATTGTGAATAGTAAATTTTATGTTCAATTTTATCATATAGAATTTGTTTGATCATCTCCTGATATTGTTTTGCCTGTTCCTGAAAATTATTTGCTTCCGAGTATCCTGTCCCTGAAAATTCTGCCATCAGGTTATTGGTGGAATTAATAATGGATAAACTGGAAATAGCTTTGGCGATTTTGTTTTGCTTGTCGCATCGTATTTTATAATCAATAGTAAGTTTATTGATTTCATCAACTATCCGTTCCTCATATTTCTTACGAATAGGAATCACTTCTTTGTCATATTCTTTGTTTAGATCATTAGAACTGGATATACCTTCCGATTTGGGTTGGAATTGTATACGTAGCTTCTCATACAATTCCCGCTCTTCTTTTATTTGCTCATTTGTAAAATTCTTGTACAATAATGTCTTTTTTGCATCAAAAACACTGGTGGATTCTACCGGTGCAATGGCTTCACTGATGATCGGACTTACTTTGGGAACTACCAATCCGATAATGATCCATATTAACAGTAAGATATTGATGGATAATGTTGAATTTTTAGCAAAAGCTGATATCCACAGGCCAAGATTAAACAAAGCAAACAGGAATAACATGCTGATGCCGATCATGATCAGCACCGACGGGAACAATTGTGCCGAAAAGATGGGGATTAGTCCTGAAAGGTATACCACCAGTAAGGCCAGTAACAAAGAGAGAAGAAACGGGATGGAAAATACGATATAATTTCCCAATAATTTTGAGATCAATACCTGGCGGCGCAATACGGGATTGGAAAATACCAACCGGAAAATTCCACTTTCCTTATCCCCTGAAATGGCGCTGAAGGTAAAGACCAGGGCAAGAATGGATAAAACAAAGACCACGATGAAGGCGAAATCTATTTTACCCAGTAGATCCTGTTTGTTGTCCGGTTTGGCATATTCGATCTTATACTGTCCGTCCCTGGATGTAATTACTTTATTCGGCATTTTTTCATCCAATCCCCGGGAAAAGATACTTAAAGGAGAAGGGGGATGAACTCCTTCGGCAGCAAAAAAAGCATCGGCTCCGTTTTTTGACTGCTGGTCCTTATAGGTCTGAATTTCCTGCTGGTAATCGGATACTCTTTGAGAATAATTCTTTACCGATACATAAAAACTCAATGGAATAATACAGATACACAGCAACAAAACCACCCAAAACCTGAAATCGATGATGGCTGTTTGTATCTCTTTTATAAGTAATGTTTTAAACATATTCTGGATATTTATTTATAATTACCGGACATCATATTTTCTGAAGTTGATATAAGCGATGACCAGAAAAATAACATTGAACCCGACGAGAATCAACCAATAAAAACGTGTAGCGGCAAATTTTGATCTGACCGGCTCTTCCTGATAGTTAAACAGAGGACGGTTACTGAGGTCTAAAAAGGAATCATAACCAAATAAAGGATTTTTTCCTTTTTCTTCGGCGATCCTTTTATCGATAAAATCCCAGATGATCGTACTGTATTCACTGGCTTGTTGTTTGTCATGTTTTGTTTTGTGCAGCCCTGTTCCGGTGATGTCGGTAGCTATATACACAAAGCAGGCATAAGGACTTATGGCGGCTATATTTTTAGCAATGGCTACCTGTTTTTCCGATCTGGTAGTGATATCCGCTCTGATTCTGTCTGCTTTTTCTCCCTGTATCCTGTTCGCATTATTCCATATATCATCTATTTCTTTTTGTATTTGTTGATACACCTTCTTTAGCGCAGGATTTTGTTCCAGATAAATCATGATTTCATCTTCATCCATTTCTTCCAT
Above is a window of Bacteroidales bacterium DNA encoding:
- a CDS encoding ABC transporter permease, with amino-acid sequence MFKTLLIKEIQTAIIDFRFWVVLLLCICIIPLSFYVSVKNYSQRVSDYQQEIQTYKDQQSKNGADAFFAAEGVHPPSPLSIFSRGLDEKMPNKVITSRDGQYKIEYAKPDNKQDLLGKIDFAFIVVFVLSILALVFTFSAISGDKESGIFRLVFSNPVLRRQVLISKLLGNYIVFSIPFLLSLLLALLVVYLSGLIPIFSAQLFPSVLIMIGISMLFLFALFNLGLWISAFAKNSTLSINILLLIWIIIGLVVPKVSPIISEAIAPVESTSVFDAKKTLLYKNFTNEQIKEERELYEKLRIQFQPKSEGISSSNDLNKEYDKEVIPIRKKYEERIVDEINKLTIDYKIRCDKQNKIAKAISSLSIINSTNNLMAEFSGTGYSEANNFQEQAKQYQEMIKQILYDKIEHKIYYSQYGSSTSTSIPSGFSDNFQIPVLDHYKYLDVSQTVRQNWIDILLLFFYCILFFVGAFASFLRFDVR
- a CDS encoding ABC transporter permease, with the translated sequence MIWLIAKKEFWNNIVTSGFIVGLVLCLLLIPYSVYTGIKTYENRLTQYETDMKSAEDVYQKSQIYAQVDPIIVKPVSPLSIFSKGISEQTGSKVQLDRKEKPVFSSGIVSLNENPFMGNFLSLDFVTALTILFSLLGILFSYDMLSREKEDGTLKLALVNSLSRSTFFLGKITGIFFTLLPILLICFLAVFIIIIFSPSVHFTLNDYGRIGMMILISLVYFAFFVFLGGFISSRAKSSVTSIIINVFIWCFLLFLLPNAASYLGKNIAKTDDYKNLTYNTAQIDSEFWNTQYKDISKKLGDEHLTHVGYNFCAGGDWDGGNMIFFTPIATMKYERRKKELINPILLENSNKKWQLQAAYLDQLYRQEKTVRYFSSLSPAGILKQISASLCHTGVQDEVNFMNQIRTFQDIYYGYYIQNKIYSSYAYFTPQKEEDFPESWTEGDQDAQTWKETAKPESTFDFTSFGYLDTSDLPRFTYVPSTFSVDMKNQIYLLTALILVCILFFWFSFISFIKYDIR
- a CDS encoding ABC transporter ATP-binding protein, whose translation is MLQAVDLTKRYEDGQLALDALNLEIKPGEVFFLLGANGAGKTTTINLFLNFIEPTSGQALVDGIDVMKEPLETKKNVSYVSENVMLYGNFTARQNVDFFAKLGGKTNLTKNDYYTVMRNVGLQEEAFEKKLKTFSKGMRQKVGLAIAIIKDASNILLDEPTSGLDPKSASELMQLLLQLRDQGKSILMCTHDIFRAKVVADRVGIMKEGRLVMIRTREQFLQDDLERIYLDYMQEAVMSAETVEK